A window from Solanum stenotomum isolate F172 chromosome 5, ASM1918654v1, whole genome shotgun sequence encodes these proteins:
- the LOC125865806 gene encoding glucan endo-1,3-beta-D-glucosidase-like — MAKATLILFLLLSHISVGTLVLANEQKTWCVAKPSSESKTLEENINYACSQVDCRILQKGCTCFSPDNLMNHASIAMNLYYQAKGRNQWNCHFGNSALIVMTDPSYGSCIYE; from the exons ATGGCTAAAGCAACTCTCATCCTTTTCCTACTTTTGTCCCACATTTCAG tgGGGACATTGGTGTTAGCAAATGAACAG aaaacTTGGTGTGTGGCTAAACCTTCATCAGAATCAAAAACAttagaagaaaatataaattatgcatgttctcaAGTGGATTGTAGAATATTGCAAAAGGGTTGCACTTGTTTTTCACCAGATAATCTCATGAACCATGCTTCTATTGCCATGAATCTTTATTATCAAGCTAAAGGAAGAAATCAATGGAATTGCCACTTTGGTAATTCTGCCTTAATTGTCATGACAGATCC